The Marivirga tractuosa DSM 4126 genome contains the following window.
GCAGACTGGACAGGGGATTGGAACCATTCCGGCTATGTAGTGAAAGTTAGGGAATCCGGCACCACCGAATGGACCAGTTATGCTACCAACATAGAAACGCAAGTACTTTTTGACTTGGAAACGGATACCGAATATGAAGTACAAGTATTCTCAAAATGTGGAGTACTTACAGGCGAAGGCTCAGATGTTTTAGCAGTAAGAACGCTGGCTGCCAGCGAAAGTAATTTTGAGTGTGGAGTTGATCCTGATAACCCAGCTATCACTAACAGAGAGCCTATTGCCAACTTACAAGTAGGCGATAAAATTGAGGCACTTGGCTTTAAGGTTCGCATTACAGAATTAAGCGGTTCAGGTCCCTATAATGGAAAGGGCGCAATAGAAGTACCACTATTTAATTTAGCGGGCGTTAAGGCAGATTTAGTAAATATTGAAGTAAACACCGATAAAAAACTAATAGGTGGATTTGTAGAAACCACCTTAAACCCTGCAGGCCCTTTTATTGTAGGCTTAGGTGGAGGAGATGAACTGGACGAAGGAAATGCTGATACTGCAGAAGATGGAACAGAAGAAACACCGGATACCGATATAGAAGTTGATGAGGTAATCTCAGATGTGGATGTAGATGATGAGACAGGGGTGATAACTGTAACAACCGAAGATGGTGAAACCACCACCATAGACCCAGATGAAGAAGGAGTAGATGAAAATGATGATGGGGATATCGTAATAGAAGATAGCAATGGCGATACCTGGGTGGTAGGGCCGGATGGAAATGTAAGTCAGGGACAGAATACTGGTGGACCATCCAACCCAAATACACTACCATCTGATGCTAATGTTGACTTTATCGTAAACTTTGAGAAAAGCGATCAGCAGCAATACGGATTTGATGCCAAATCCTTAGAAACCCTTTCCAGCTACTATACCCAAACACAGGTCAGGGATAACGATTACTGGTTAGCTTGGAAGTCAGTTGCCAGTGGACGAACCGATAAAGTATTGGCCAAACAAAGCAGCGGAGACAGCTTTAATAATGCCATAGGTTTTAAAACTATTACTGGTAATCTGCCCATCACCGCAGCTTCAGAAGATTTGGCCAAAAATGTGACCGTACAAGGCACCACCCATCAGGATGAGCAAGTAGTACAGGCCTATGTATTGAAAGAAACTCAGGATGATCAGGGCGAAACTTCGGAAGAAGAAATTATACTGGGAGAACTAAATGTAGTCAGCTATGACAAGCTTTCACAAAAGGTAGTCATAGTACCGGTTAATGGTGTGTCTGCACCAACGGCTTCCACACTTTCAAACGAATTGAACCGTATATACGGGCAAGCAGTGGCAGAGTGGGAGGTAGTAATGGCAGGCAACTACACCAGCGAAATGTCATTAGATGGCTTGGATGATGAAGGGAGTAGCACGTTTTCAGCTTATTCCTCTGCCATGAATGATTTTAAACGCGAGTATAAGCGTAATAACAATATTGATAGAGATGCTTATTATGTATTCCTGATGTCGGGCACAGGCTCCAGCAAATTGGGTTACATGCCGTTTAAAAGGCAATATGGATTCATTTTCAGTGACAACACCAATGAACTCACCAAAACCATAGCTCATGAACTGGGGCACGGGGCCTTTAGGTTGCGCCATACCTTCAGTAATGAAGGTTATATAGCGAGCCAGGGAAGCACCAATAACCTGATGGACTATAGTGACGGCACTAAACTCTACAAACACCAATGGGATTTGGTGCACGATCCTGAAAATGTCAATACACTTTTTGAGGATGAGGAGGAGAGTGCAATGGGAGGAGAAATTGAATGGGTGGAGTTTGATGAATTTCAATTCAGTCAGCCGATGGAAGCTCAAAATAAAGCTGGGTTTTTAACTTATTTAACCCCAACAGGCTATCCAATTACTTTACCCTTTGATGCGCAGCCCACATTTTCGGGAACTACTAATAATGATGAATTAAACGATTTAGTAGTAAATGGAGTGCTTTTGGGATTCAGATTAGGTTCAGATTTATTTACTAGTTCATATGGTAAACGAAATGGCAACTGGATGTTTAAAGGTTATAAAAAATTAGGATCAGATAACTATTTCTATAAAGACGAAAATTCATCTGGGCTCAATTCGATATATACCGTTATTGTAGGAAAGTATGAAGAGGAAAACTGTGCTATCAATATAGGTTTAGGAGACTACCAGCAGGATTATACAGCGATTGAAGGAAATGAAGAGGAATGGCAAACCATTTCTGCTGAATTTTCTTTAGAATCCATTTCAATAGATTATACAACTGCAGGGAAAGATTATATAGATAATAATTGTATCAAGGAAGGGCCTGGGAAATATTTTTATGATCTCAGGAAGGATAATGGGTACATTTCAGAGTCAGAATTAATTGAGCTTTCTATTCTAATAAATAATCTTCATGAAAGTATTTATGACGAATATGTTGAAGAGTCAATTGAAAATTTAGGGGCCGATGATCTATTCTTTTACGATTTAGGGGCATATAATTCTAAGGAATCCTATAACAATTTTAAAGAGGCTTTAATTGAATTTAACACTAATAAAAGCATAATAAAGGATACTTTTATTGAAATAATAAATTCAGAAAATTCAAGTTCAGATGAAGCACTTAGGGTTCTAAGTATGATGACTGTCCATCATTGTGAGACGTTGACAGCAGAAAATAGAATTAAAGCATTAAAAAAGTTAAATGAAGGAGTATTAACTGGAAATTGGTTTTCCTCAAATGGAGGAGAATTCAATGTTATTAAATTAATTTCAACTACACCGGAAAATCAAATACCAACATTTTTTGATGGCTTAAGGCAAGATGATTTAATAGCAGATCTTGACAAAGGGGTAAACAATTTTTTTGGACCGAACAATTACACTAAGTTTATTATAGAGCTAAGTAAGCTTTTTTATCAATATTATGAAACAAATCCTGCTAACGAGGAAATGCTAAGTAAATTAATTGATGAAGGGAAAATCATACGATGGACAAGTATTGATATGACATGGG
Protein-coding sequences here:
- a CDS encoding fibronectin type III domain-containing protein produces the protein MAKAEVSAQGTSAPVQVNSQLTPPNSIYLSDYANASLNKWPITLTLRDFTKSDYRVRLRITIESQTVRLRTKPSFRPTGMYLNAGIPTQVPYDKLGAYLNPNNLEISGINPSTFSNSQQLPEGFYTFTVEVLDYQRGNVVSNLGRSVAWIVQNDPPLLNLPYEDKLRIQEPQQVQFQWTPRHTASPNSAFETEYIFRLWEIWPADRNPFEVVRTSNPIFEQRTNLNSYFYGPADIQLIPGRSYAWQVQAVSNIGRDLFKNDGKSVVESFQYGDECLPITGLGIEALGPDRIKADWTGDWNHSGYVVKVRESGTTEWTSYATNIETQVLFDLETDTEYEVQVFSKCGVLTGEGSDVLAVRTLAASESNFECGVDPDNPAITNREPIANLQVGDKIEALGFKVRITELSGSGPYNGKGAIEVPLFNLAGVKADLVNIEVNTDKKLIGGFVETTLNPAGPFIVGLGGGDELDEGNADTAEDGTEETPDTDIEVDEVISDVDVDDETGVITVTTEDGETTTIDPDEEGVDENDDGDIVIEDSNGDTWVVGPDGNVSQGQNTGGPSNPNTLPSDANVDFIVNFEKSDQQQYGFDAKSLETLSSYYTQTQVRDNDYWLAWKSVASGRTDKVLAKQSSGDSFNNAIGFKTITGNLPITAASEDLAKNVTVQGTTHQDEQVVQAYVLKETQDDQGETSEEEIILGELNVVSYDKLSQKVVIVPVNGVSAPTASTLSNELNRIYGQAVAEWEVVMAGNYTSEMSLDGLDDEGSSTFSAYSSAMNDFKREYKRNNNIDRDAYYVFLMSGTGSSKLGYMPFKRQYGFIFSDNTNELTKTIAHELGHGAFRLRHTFSNEGYIASQGSTNNLMDYSDGTKLYKHQWDLVHDPENVNTLFEDEEESAMGGEIEWVEFDEFQFSQPMEAQNKAGFLTYLTPTGYPITLPFDAQPTFSGTTNNDELNDLVVNGVLLGFRLGSDLFTSSYGKRNGNWMFKGYKKLGSDNYFYKDENSSGLNSIYTVIVGKYEEENCAINIGLGDYQQDYTAIEGNEEEWQTISAEFSLESISIDYTTAGKDYIDNNCIKEGPGKYFYDLRKDNGYISESELIELSILINNLHESIYDEYVEESIENLGADDLFFYDLGAYNSKESYNNFKEALIEFNTNKSIIKDTFIEIINSENSSSDEALRVLSMMTVHHCETLTAENRIKALKKLNEGVLTGNWFSSNGGEFNVIKLISTTPENQIPTFFDGLRQDDLIADLDKGVNNFFGPNNYTKFIIELSKLFYQYYETNPANEEMLSKLIDEGKIIRWTSIDMTWVQENEYSAYYSGGDLIFKLSTTDWEIGDIPDDTQSSYALADAVTEVGSETEFTFNPFEPVGIFFETQDAANQIGAVAGETYIFPAFYFLWLKNDSDNEKMEQGISDAVLIGSFFYGGAELVLAKNIIRFAIALGQLNINIIGVILDEETRENLKDNGFEDFLIAFDILSIGSEMVSLREGNYQNAVNLINIWSSSKNYMSNFVSETEYDQMDTFINNLDERLNTEE